A stretch of Aedes aegypti strain LVP_AGWG chromosome 2, AaegL5.0 Primary Assembly, whole genome shotgun sequence DNA encodes these proteins:
- the LOC5568889 gene encoding endocuticle structural glycoprotein SgAbd-5, translated as MKFLIAFAAVVAVALAAPADERDAHVVRYDNDHKGIDGYNVAYETSNGIAGKEQAELRSFGDDVAAIVVRGSYSYTGADGQVYTVNYVADENGFQPEAAHIPRA; from the coding sequence ATGAAATTCCTGATTGCATTCGCCGCCGTCGTTGCCGTCGCTTTGGCCGCCCCTGCTGATGAACGTGACGCTCACGTTGTCCGGTACGATAATGACCACAAGGGAATCGATGGATACAACGTGGCCTACGAAACCAGCAACGGAATCGCCGGAAAGGAACAGGCTGAACTGAGATCGTTCGGAGATGACGTCGCTGCCATTGTGGTTCGTGGATCGTATTCGTACACCGGAGCTGACGGACAGGTCTACACCGTGAACTACGTTGCCGATGAGAACGGATTCCAGCCGGAAGCTGCCCACATTCCACGTGCCTAA